Part of the Ignavibacteriales bacterium genome is shown below.
GTTCAGACGACGCCTGCGAGATGAGAATGACGTTGACACGGTGCGATGCAAGGGCCCGGAAAAGGCGTTCCGCTGTTCCCGGGACACCCACCATGCTCAGGCCGCGCAGCGTTAAAAGAGCAATGTTATCGACGGAAGCAATTCCTTTGGCTGCCCCCTCCCAGTCCCCGGCCTTTTCGGAAATACGCGTACCCGGTGCACCCGGGTTCAGCGTGTTCTTAATGTCAATCGGGATTTTCTTCGCAACGGCAGGAGCGATCGTCGCGGGGTGGAGCACCTTTGCGCCGAAATACGACAGCTCCATCGCTTCTTCATACGACATCTGGGAAAGAACAAACGCGGACGGGACAGCGCGCGGGTCGGCGCTCAGGATGCCGTCGACATCAGTCCATATCTCGATGACCGCAGCGTTCAGCGCTGCACCGACAATAGCTGCCGTGTAGTCTGAGCCATTGCGGCCGATAGTGGTTGTGCGGCCGTCTTCTGTCGAGCCGATAAAGCCGGTAACAACCGGTATCGGGGCTGGTCCGCTTTTCTTCATGAGCTGGTTGAAGTACGTCCGGATCTTCTTGTTCGTCTGGTCGAAGAGCACCATCGCGTGTGTGAACTGATCATCGGTGACTGTGAACTGGCGTGCGTCGACAAACACCGCGCGGCAAAGTTGCTGAAGATAGGCTGAAATAATTGTAGCGGAAAGCCGTTCGCCAAAGCTGGCGGTCAGGTCCAGCGCCCTTGGAGGGCAATCGCGCAAGAGGGATATCCCAAGAAGAACATTTCTGAGCTCGTCCAGAAGCCCGTCAACGGCGTCGAGCGTGCCCTTGCGTTTTCCTCGCTCGAGCAGCGCGTCGATGGCTTCGCGGTGTTTGTGAGCGATCTGATTATAGAGTTGTTGATAACTGGCGTCTCCCTTTTCAGCCGCACGGGCACACTGCAAAAGCTGGTTCGTGACACCCTGAAACGCAGAGACAACCACAACGACGCGGTCCCGTTTCGCTGCAGCAAGCACAATGTGTGCAACAGAACGGATACGCTTGGCATCGGCGACCGATGAGCCGCCAAATTTCAATACTTTCATAGAAAAATCCATTTTAAGATGATGAAACGGTGACGAGTTCCCGAAAGGTTATCGTCGCGTCTTCTGAGGCGTGGGCTGATCCAGCTCTGTCCGCTCAGAATCGGGGAGAAAAGAAAGAACAAAAACCTCTTCCAGCTTCACGAAATTCACGCCCGGTGAAACATAGACCTTCTTAAAGAGCGATCCCTGTTGTCCGCTCACCTCGCGCACAACACCTATACGGATATTCGGGGGGTAGGTACTGCTGTAATCGGACGTCAGGACGGTATCACCGGCCGCCACATCCAGAGTTTTTGCAACGTTCGTAAGCATCAGATCATCACCATCCCAGGCGATGATGCCGTCCACGCGGCTGCGCTGAATTTTTGCGCTGGCACGAAAATCGGTATTGAGAAGAACCCTGACAACGCAGTAATGATCGTTGACGCTTGAAACCACACCCACGAGCCCGCCGTCACCGACAACCGGCATGCGGGAAAGCACACCGTTGAGTTTTCCGACGTTGAGCGTCACGGTATTGCGAAGCAGGGTGAGGCTCTTCCCGACAACTTTTCCGGCAATCGTGGGATAGTGGTACGACTCTTTCAGGTTGAGAAGCTTCGCGAGTCTGTCGTTTTCCTGCCGGGCTTCGCGCAGGCGGCTTGCCTCGTCGGCAAGATCAATATTCATCCGGCGAAGCATGTCGTTTTCGCTGCGGAGAGCAAAGTATCGGGGCACAAAGGAGATCTGCTCCTGTACGACACCGAATGCGACGGTCGCGACGCTCCGGATATGTCGTACCTGGGTGTTGTCACCAAGAGCCATCAGAATAAGCGATACAACAAGGAGAGCGGAAAGTACCGCGTACTCCTTGAAGATCAACGCCAGATTGTAGAGACGTTTGAACATGCGGGTGGTTGAACGTTCTATGGGGGAGGAGCCGTCGCCGGGAGGGAGAAGGCTCGCTCACGAGTTCGGCGAGCCAGGATCGCGCGCCTTAGTACCGTTTGCTTTTAATCAGTACTTTTGAAAAATGCCTGAGGTCTTCCAGCACCCGGCCGGTACCGCGCACCACAGCGGTAAGCGGGTCTTCTGCCACGTGTACAGGAAGATTCGTCTCGAGCCGGATACGCTCGTCGAGCCCCTTCAACAAAGCGCCGCCGCCGGTGAGCATGATGCCGCGGTCCAAAATGTCTGCCGACAACTCTGGCGGGGTGCGTTCGAGCGTAACCTTGACCGCTTCGACAATCTGTGCGATGGGTTCATTGAGCGCTTCGCGGATTTCTACAGAGCTGACTTCTGTTGTCTTGGGGACGCCGTTGACGAGATCGCGGCCCTTCACCTGTATGGTGATTTCCTCTTTCAGGGGCATCGCCGAACCCACTTCGCATTTGATTGCCTCAGCCGTCCGTTCGCCGATGAGAATATTGTGATTCCGTTTGAAGAACTGGATGATGGCGTTGTTTTTTTCGTCTCCCGCTACGCGGATGGATTCTTCCGTGACAATACCCGAAAGCGCAATGACGGCAATTTCCGTCGTTCCGCCGCCAATATCCACCACCATGTTTCCAACCGGAGCGTCGACGTCAAGTCCGATACCGATAGCGGAGGCCATCGGCTCCGCGAGGAGGTGAACTTCTTTCGCTCCGGCATGTTCCGCGGCGTCCCGAACGGCACGTTTTTCAACTTCCGTGATTCCAGACGGGACAGAGACGACGATGCGACGGCTGGGTACCCATCCCACACTGGTCTTCCGGATAAACTCGCGCAGCATGCCCTCGGCAATTTCAAAATCCGCAATGACTCCGTCTTTCATAGGACGAATCGTCCTGATATCCCGGTGTGTGCGGCCGAGCATCTCACGCGCTTCGTGTCCGATGGCGATAATTTTTTTTGTGTTGCGGTCGAACGCGACGATGGAGGGTTCGTTGAGCACGATGCCCTTTCCCTTCATCCAAATGACGGTATTGGCTGTGCCGAGGTCGACAGCGATGTCTGCAGAAAATAATGAGAAGAGGCCCATTGCGTACGTTGTGAATTGAGTTTGAGTGAAAGAGAATTAGTGTCGGAAGTGTCTGATGGCCGTGAACGCCATCGCCACATTGTGCTCGTCGGCCGCCTTGATGACTTCCTCATCACGCACCGAGCCGCCGGGTTGAATGACACACGTTGCGCCCCCCTTGACAGCCTCGAGGAGCCCGTCTGCAAAAGGAAAAAACGCATCCGACGCCACCGCACAGCCGGCAAGACTTAAACCAGCGTCAGCCGCCTTCAAAACCGCTATTTTTGCTGAGTCAACACGCGACATTTGGCCGGCCCCGATGCCGAGCGTGCGGTCTTTACGCGCATAGACGATCGCGTTGGACTTGACGTGCTTGGCTACCCGCCATGCAAAGATCAGCGCTTCGAATTCTTCTTCGGTAGGTTTTCGATTGGTAACGGTGCGCAGGCCTTCCCGCGTAATGCGGTGCTGATCCTGCTCCTGAACCAAGAGCCCTTCGATCACTCCGCGAATATCGAACGTCCGCGCAGAGCGAACATCGATCAGCTGCTGGATCAACCGGCGGTCCCGCTTCTTCATCAGAAAATCGAGAACGCCGTCCCCGAAGTCAGGGGCAATCACCACTTCGGTGAAGATGTCGTTGACTGCTTCGGCGGTGCTCATGTCGAGCACGCGGTTGACCGCCACGATGCCCCCGAACGCCGACTTTTGATCGGTCACAAAGGCTTTCTTGTAAGCATCGAGCAGCGTTTCGCCTGAACCGACTCCGCAAGGATTGTTGTGTTTGACAATCACCGCCGTCGGTTTTTCAAACTCTGCACTCAACAGAACAGCGGCGTTGATGTCCAGGATGTTGTTGTAGGAGAGTTCTTTTCCGTGAAGCTTCTTGAAATACGTGTCGAACTTTCCGTAGAGCGCAGCAGCCTGATGAGGGTTTTCTCCGTACCGCAGCGCGGTATTCTTCTTCATGGACACCGTGACGACGTCGGGAAGGCTCCGCGACGACTGGAGTCCGGTGAAATACGACGCGACAATTGTATCGTAGGTCGCCGTATGCTGAAAGGCCTCGCGCGCAAGCTCAAAGCGCGTGTGAGAGGAAACACTGCCGCTGTTCTTTGTCAGCTCTTCGAGAAGGGATGCGTAGCGATCCGGATTAACCATGACAACTGTGTGGCGATAATTCTTCGCGGCCGCCCTGACCATGGCGGGACCACCGATGTCGATCTGCTCGATCGCCTGATCAATGGTAACGTTCTCCCCTGCGATGGTTTGCTCGAAAGGATACAGGTTGACGACGACGAGGTCGATCGGTTTAATGTGATGCTGCGCGAGCTGTTTCAGGTGAAGCGGATTATCGGCAGCGGCGAGAATACCGGCATGGATGGCTGGATGGAGCGTCTTCACGCGGCCATCGAGGATCTCGGGAAAGCCGGTGACATCGGAAACGGATTTGACTTCAACGCCGGCATCTTTTAATGCCTGATGTGTTCCGCCTGTCGAGATGAGCTCGACGCCGAATCGCCGGAGACCTTTTGCCAGATCGACAATCCCGCGTTTGTCGGAAACACTGATCAGTGCGCGTCGAACGTTCAGCAATGATTCCTCCCTGGTTCCACCCAATGATTCGTGTTCGAGGGTCGGCACCTTGAACGATGTCAATGTATCCACACGGACCTTTCGTTGATGATTACCCTGTTTTCAGCGAAGGCTTTGAGAGCGAGAGGATAAATCTCGTGCTCAATCTTCAACACCCTTGCCGCCAGCGTCTCCGGAGTGTCACCCTTTTCAACCGGCACAGTCTTTTGAAGAACAACGGGACCACGGTCGTACTCTTCATCGACGAGATGAACCGTGGCGCCGCTGAACTGCGCGCCGGATGCAATGACCGCTTCGTGGACGTGGTGACCATACATCCCCTCGCCCCCGAACAAAGGAAGCAAGGCGGGATGAATATTGAGAATGCGGTTCCGGTATTCGCGAACGACACCCGACGGGATCTTCCTGAGATATCCGGCAAGTGCGATGATGTGCACGTCGTGCTTTTTCAGCGCATCGAGCATGGCCGAAGCAAACGAGGCCTCGTCCGGAAACTGCTTGTGGCTGAGATGCACGGCGGGAAGAGAGAGTGCGCGTGCAAGTTCCAGCACGCCCGCGTCTCCCTTATTGCTCAACACAAGCGTCACACGTGCAGGGAGAAGTTCCTGTTGAATAGCGTCGAAAATGGCCTGGAAATTTGACCCGCGTCCGGAAGCAAACACACCGATGTTCATCAAGCCAGAATCACACCGCGACATTCAAAGTTGAACAAAATGTAGCGATAAGTTGAGGGATAGTCAATGAAGTACAATGAAGGCGCGGACATTGGGATGCCCGCCGGTTAACTCACAGCTCCCTCGAGAATCTTCAACACGCCGTTTCGTGAGTCCAGAAGCGCCTGAACGCCGAACGGCAGCGTCAGTTTTTTTGGTATGTGTCCGTATTGGAGGTTCGCGAGAACGGGACAGGTGATCCGTCGCACCGCGTCCTCGATGACCTGATCGATAGTCAGGTGCGGTTTGGAGGGATCGGAAGGAACGCAGTCGGTAAACTTCCCGAGGATGAGGCCACCAATGGACGTTGTGATACCCGCATGATGCAGTTGCGTGAACATGCGGTCGACGCGATGAGGTGCCTCGTCGACATCTTCGAGAACAAGGAGCGCATCGCGGAGCTTCGGCAGGTAGGGAGTCCCCAACAGCGACGCAAGAAGAGAGAAGTTGCCGCCAAGAAGCGGGCCCGTAGCCTTTGCACTATTATAGCTGGCCAACAACTCCCCGTCAGGATTCTGCAGGTTGCCGATGCGCGATGCCGATGTGACGACACGCCAGAAATGTTCCTCTGTGAACGGGTCAATGGTGTCCCACATTTCCACGCCGACCATGGGGCCTGAAAACGTCACCAGGCCGGTCTTACTATAGAGAGCAAGCTGCAAACCGGTGAGATCGCTGTAGCCGACGAGAATCTTGGGATTACGCCGGGCGGCTTTGTAATCCACCAGATGAAGGAGCCGGGGTGTTCCGTAGCCGCCCCGGATCGCGAAAACAGCCTTCACGCCCGGATCGCGGAGCATATCGTTGAGATCTTCCACCCGTTGTTCATCGGTACCGGCGAGATAGCCATACTGGGCCATGACATGCCGGCCGACCTTCACACGGTAGCCAAGATGTTCGAGATACTGCACCCCTTTGTCGATTTTTTCCTGAGCGGACGGCGCGCTCGCAGGAGAGATAATCCCGATGAGATCGCCTCTTCGGAGGCGGGGAGGTTTCAGTGTCTTCATGTGTTGTGCCCGAGAATTGTCCGGTTGGGATAATGTGGGAAAGATATAAAGAATAACAAGGAATGCAATGTAGAGGCGCCCGGCGAAGTGCTTGATTTTCTATGGAGAATTGGATAACCTGCACGGCACACGCCAGCAGAATTCAACGGCAGCACAATTTCATCATTCCTCGTCTCAATACTCCCCTGGAGGTTCTCGTGAACACCAGCACTTTTCGTTCCCTGTGTTGCTTCCTTCTCCTTTGTGCCGTGAGCGTTGCGCAGGCACAGCTTGACACCGCTCTCTTCTCCGGCATGAAGGCCCGCAGCATCGGACCGGCGGGCATGAGCGGACGGATCGGCGGTATCGATGCAGTCATCGCGAATCCTGAAATCGTGTATGTCGGTGTGTCGACCGGAGGTGTCTGGAAAAGCACTAACAGCGGGACAACATGGAAACCACTGTTCGACACACAGCCGGTGGCCGCCATCGGGTCGGTCGCGATTTTTCAACCGAACCCGGCAATCGTATGGGTGGGAACGGGGGAGGGAAACCCGCGCAACAGTGTGAGTATCGGCAACGGCATGTACAAGAGCATGGATGGCGGTCAGACGTGGAGCCATTTGGGGTTAGATCGAACAGAACGCATCCATCGCGTTCTCCTCCACCCGGGTGATCCGAATGTGGCCTACGTCGCGGCGATGGGCCAGATGTGGGGAGAGAATCCGGAGCGGGGTGTTTACAAAACAACCGATGGGGGCAAAACATGGAGAAAAGTACTCTCTGTTGACGACAAGACCGGTTGCGGCGAGTTGGTCATGGATCCGGCGAATCCGAACAAACTCATCGCGGCGATGTGGGAGTACCGTCGCTGGCCATGGTTCTTCAAATCCGGTGGTTCTGGCAGCGGCCTCTATACTACGTACGATGGCGGAGAAACCTGGAAACGGCTTGGCTCCGACGAAGGGCTGCCGAAGGGAGAATTGGGGCGAATCGGTATCGGCATCGCGAAATCGAATCCCGATGTTGTCTATGCACTCGTGGAAGCGAAACGCAACGCGCTCTATCGATCAGAAGATGGCGGACAATCATGGAAAATGGTGAACGACTCCCGCAGTGTGAATGGCCGGCCGTTCTATTACGCCGACATCCGCGTTGATCCTCAGAATGAAAATCGCATCTACAGCCTGCAGACAAATCTTACCGTAAGCACCGACGGTGGAAAGACCTTCAGCAATATTACACCCGGCAATCGGGTCCATTCTGATCACCATGCGCTCTGGATCAACCCGCTCGACGGAAGCCAGTTGATCGACGGAAACGACGGCGGCCTGGCAGTCAGCAACGACAGGGGAAAAACGTGGCGTTTTGTCGAGAACCTTCCGCTCGGGCAATTCTACCACATCAATGTCGACATGGAAACTCCCTACAACGTCTATGGTGGCATGCAGGATAACGGTTCGTGGCGCGGGCCCGGTGAACTATGGGAAAACGGCGGGATCCGGAATTGGCATTGGAACGAGGTCGGCTTCGGAGACGGGTTCGCAACTCTTGTTGACGCGTCCGACGCGAACTGCGGATATTCCATGTCGCAGACGGGGTGGCTCATTCGCTTCAACCGGAAGACCGGTGAGCGAAAAGACATTCGGCCGTGGGGACCCGACGAAGTCGAACTGCGTTTCAATTGGAATGCAGGGATCGCCGGCGATCCGTTTGATCCGAAGACGATCTACTACGGGAGTCAATTCGTACACAAGAGCACAGACCGGGGCGACAGCTGGACGATCATGAGCCCCGACCTGACAACCAACGATCCATTGAAACAGAAACAGGATGAGAGCGGCGGCATCACGAAGGATGTCACCGGCGCAGAAAATCATACCACAATTCTCACGATCGCGCCAAGCCCCGTACAGCGCGGTGTTCTCTGGGTTGGGACCGATGACGGTAACCTCCAGGTCACCCAGGATGGTGGAAAGACATGGACCAACGTGGTTGAGCGGATTCCCGACGTTCCGAAAAACACATGGGTTCCTCACATTGAAGCATCCAAATT
Proteins encoded:
- the mreC gene encoding rod shape-determining protein MreC, producing the protein MFKRLYNLALIFKEYAVLSALLVVSLILMALGDNTQVRHIRSVATVAFGVVQEQISFVPRYFALRSENDMLRRMNIDLADEASRLREARQENDRLAKLLNLKESYHYPTIAGKVVGKSLTLLRNTVTLNVGKLNGVLSRMPVVGDGGLVGVVSSVNDHYCVVRVLLNTDFRASAKIQRSRVDGIIAWDGDDLMLTNVAKTLDVAAGDTVLTSDYSSTYPPNIRIGVVREVSGQQGSLFKKVYVSPGVNFVKLEEVFVLSFLPDSERTELDQPTPQKTRR
- a CDS encoding LD-carboxypeptidase; its protein translation is MKTLKPPRLRRGDLIGIISPASAPSAQEKIDKGVQYLEHLGYRVKVGRHVMAQYGYLAGTDEQRVEDLNDMLRDPGVKAVFAIRGGYGTPRLLHLVDYKAARRNPKILVGYSDLTGLQLALYSKTGLVTFSGPMVGVEMWDTIDPFTEEHFWRVVTSASRIGNLQNPDGELLASYNSAKATGPLLGGNFSLLASLLGTPYLPKLRDALLVLEDVDEAPHRVDRMFTQLHHAGITTSIGGLILGKFTDCVPSDPSKPHLTIDQVIEDAVRRITCPVLANLQYGHIPKKLTLPFGVQALLDSRNGVLKILEGAVS
- the purN gene encoding phosphoribosylglycinamide formyltransferase, with the translated sequence MNIGVFASGRGSNFQAIFDAIQQELLPARVTLVLSNKGDAGVLELARALSLPAVHLSHKQFPDEASFASAMLDALKKHDVHIIALAGYLRKIPSGVVREYRNRILNIHPALLPLFGGEGMYGHHVHEAVIASGAQFSGATVHLVDEEYDRGPVVLQKTVPVEKGDTPETLAARVLKIEHEIYPLALKAFAENRVIINERSVWIH
- a CDS encoding rod shape-determining protein, coding for MGLFSLFSADIAVDLGTANTVIWMKGKGIVLNEPSIVAFDRNTKKIIAIGHEAREMLGRTHRDIRTIRPMKDGVIADFEIAEGMLREFIRKTSVGWVPSRRIVVSVPSGITEVEKRAVRDAAEHAGAKEVHLLAEPMASAIGIGLDVDAPVGNMVVDIGGGTTEIAVIALSGIVTEESIRVAGDEKNNAIIQFFKRNHNILIGERTAEAIKCEVGSAMPLKEEITIQVKGRDLVNGVPKTTEVSSVEIREALNEPIAQIVEAVKVTLERTPPELSADILDRGIMLTGGGALLKGLDERIRLETNLPVHVAEDPLTAVVRGTGRVLEDLRHFSKVLIKSKRY
- the purH gene encoding bifunctional phosphoribosylaminoimidazolecarboxamide formyltransferase/IMP cyclohydrolase; the protein is MDTLTSFKVPTLEHESLGGTREESLLNVRRALISVSDKRGIVDLAKGLRRFGVELISTGGTHQALKDAGVEVKSVSDVTGFPEILDGRVKTLHPAIHAGILAAADNPLHLKQLAQHHIKPIDLVVVNLYPFEQTIAGENVTIDQAIEQIDIGGPAMVRAAAKNYRHTVVMVNPDRYASLLEELTKNSGSVSSHTRFELAREAFQHTATYDTIVASYFTGLQSSRSLPDVVTVSMKKNTALRYGENPHQAAALYGKFDTYFKKLHGKELSYNNILDINAAVLLSAEFEKPTAVIVKHNNPCGVGSGETLLDAYKKAFVTDQKSAFGGIVAVNRVLDMSTAEAVNDIFTEVVIAPDFGDGVLDFLMKKRDRRLIQQLIDVRSARTFDIRGVIEGLLVQEQDQHRITREGLRTVTNRKPTEEEFEALIFAWRVAKHVKSNAIVYARKDRTLGIGAGQMSRVDSAKIAVLKAADAGLSLAGCAVASDAFFPFADGLLEAVKGGATCVIQPGGSVRDEEVIKAADEHNVAMAFTAIRHFRH